One genomic region from Artemia franciscana chromosome 17, ASM3288406v1, whole genome shotgun sequence encodes:
- the LOC136037550 gene encoding uncharacterized protein LOC136037550, translating into MILRRLEWFAEVNQIIPQSQTGFRKSHSAMDNITRIETDMTDALQEGEVGIAVLFDWTDAYGNVKRKKLQEIMHNKNFPPLVISIIMDLLCDRSFQVQINEILSVRKQVEDGLPQGTVISPLLFTLYISELKLRSQSKHGEFADDLLVWNRHKNITLLQNIIQEDIYDVCLFSKAFGLPISIPKTKAIVFHKRQVILPKPLRIEESEIVYEPSVWLLGMILDSRLKWQPYLMMLRMTILKRLTILKRLAGSKWGSSPKLIIDFYKMYIRSKLEYGIQFLTNIPVTLFNTLETLQNSAIRIALGLHKHTAVVKLKELSGLPALKDRATMQRNCYFTKIQTYGKIHAVFPSTFGNPAKPQHLLSSFSQYLKDYPNWKNEQADSYPFPKSPPWEMVAPDCHLQLVSKDKSHYSDQYVCQLFANKISSHFPEHILAFTDGSVKGSRAGAGVCIPHVSLNISATLPSHTSILSAELFAIHKALETMARLNLSSKNVSILTDSNSAIQLIRKINYEAADSDLKLIRDDLQRLNKWGIFVCFQHIPSHKGLIHNVTADRLANEAANIDPQPESKLGNLRDIMKRRGQIKCLPFRNSPFRSREDTVWYYRLKSGYLFLNSVRFQWNLYHSPLCRWCLTTEETPQHIFFDYHILAPKTNKIKIICKKLKIEEMFNSIISFQLPPNTERLIYRMMIQIMKKTMENELI; encoded by the coding sequence ATGATTTTAAGGAGATTAGAATGGTTTGCAGAGGTAAATCAAATAATACCCCAATCTCAGACAGGTTTTAGAAAGAGTCATAGTGCAATGGACAACATAACTAGAATAGAAACAGATATGACAGATGCTTTACAGGAGGGCGAAGTTGGTATTGCTGTATTGTTTGATTGGACAGATGCATATGGGAATGTAAAACGTAAAAAGTTACAAGAaattatgcataataaaaattttccaccTCTGGTGATCTCAATTATAATGGATTTATTATGTGATCGTTCCTTTCAAGTACAGATTAATGAAATACTGTCTGTAAGAAAACAAGTTGAAGATGGTCTCCCACAAGGAACTGTCATAAGCCCTCTTTTATTTACACTATATATTTCTGAACTAAAACTTAGAAGCCAGTCAAAACATGGAGAATTTGCTGACGATCTCCTTGTGTGGAACAGACATAAGAACATAACTTTACTCCAAAACATCATTCAGGAAGATATATATGATGTGTGCCTGTTTTCTAAAGCCTTTGGACTGCCCATTTCTataccaaaaacaaaagcaattgtGTTCCATAAACGACAAGTAATCCTTCCGAAACCCTTAAGGATAGAGGAGAGTGAGATAGTCTATGAGCCGTCAGTTTGGCTACTGGGCATGATTCTTGATTCTCGTTTAAAATGGCAACCATATTTAATGATGTTAAGAATGACAATTTTAAAACGGCTAACCATCCTCAAACGACTTGCAGGATCTAAATGGGGATCTTCACCAAAGTTGATTATTGACTTTTACAAAATGTATATTCGGTCTAAATTGGAATATGGCATACAATTTCTTACAAATATCCCGGTTACCTTGTTCAATACCCTTGAGACACTCCAAAATTCAGCCATCAGAATTGCTTTGGGGCTCCACAAACATACTGCAGTGGTTAAGCTCAAAGAACTTTCTGGACTACCTGCTCTGAAAGACAGGGCTACTATGCAGAGAAACTGCTatttcacaaaaatacaaacatatgGCAAAATCCATGCAGTTTTTCCCTCCACTTTTGGAAATCCTGCTAAGCCCCAACACCTACTATCTTCTTTTAGCCAGTATCTAAAAGATTAcccaaattggaaaaatgaacagGCGGATAgttacccttttccaaaatctcCACCATGGGAAATGGTGGCTCCTGATTGTCATCTTCAGTTAGTTTCTAAAGACAAGTCACATTATTCAGATCAGTATGTCTGTCAACTCTTTGCTAATAAGATATCCTCACACTTTCCTGAACATATTCTAGCTTTCACGGATGGTTCAGTAAAAGGATCAAGAGCAGGAGCAGGTGTGTGTATTCCTCATGTTTCCTTGAATATATCAGCAACTCTTCCATCCCACACTTCAATTCTGTCAGCAGAGTTATTTGCTATACATAAAGCACTTGAAACTATGGCCAGACTAAACCTTTCGTCAAAGAATGTGTCAATCCTTACAGATTCAAATTCTGCaattcaattaataagaaaaattaattatgagGCTGCTGattcagatttaaaattaataagagatgatctacaaagattaaataaatggggtatttttgtttgcttccagcatattcctagtcataaaggacTGATTCATAACGTGACTGCTGATAGGCTAGCAAATGAAGCAGCAAATATTGACCCCCAGCCAGAATCAAAATTGGGGAACCTACGAGATATTATGAAACGCCGTGGACAAATAAAGTGTCTACCATTTCGAAATTCCCCATTTCGTTCTAGAGAAGACACAGTGTGGTACTATAGACTGAAATCAGGATATCTTTTTCTGAATTCTGTCCGATTTCAATGGAATTTGTATCATTCTCCACTATGCAGGTGGTGTTTAACAACAGAGGAAACTCCCCAACACATATTTTTTGATTACCATATACTTGCACCCAAAACTAATAAGATtaagataatttgtaaaaaactgAAGATTGAAGAAATGTTTAACTCCATCATTAGTTTCCAACTACCTCCTAATACTGAAAGGCTGATCTATAGGATGATGatccaaattatgaaaaagacaatggaaaacGAGCTAATTTAG